Part of the Flavobacterium alkalisoli genome is shown below.
GGCATTTAAATCCAACAGCTCACCGTTAACCTCTACATTAATACCTATCCAGTTTGGTGCATTTAAAACCTTGGCAAAATATTCGGGATAACCGTTTTTCCACCATCCCACTTTTGTTTTGTCCGGATAGTAAACGCCCGCAATATAGCTTCCCTGAAACGTATGTCCTGAATAATGTTCTTCAAAATTGGCACGTTGCCCCATGGCACCGTTACCTATACTAAATAAACTCTCGGAAGATTTTACCCTGTCCGCATCAAATCCTTCTTCTATAATTGACCAATTATCCGGTACTATATAATCCTGGTTCATTTTATGTGTTTACTAAGGTTTGTAAAAAATTGTTGTCGATTTCCGTGAAATCGTTAAAGTTGTATTGCGCCTCATTAAGAATATCCTTGTGCCCAATACCCACACTTACCATTCCTGCAATATTTGCTGCCTGAATACCCGCCACAGAGTCTTCAAAAACAATAGACTCCGATGCCGTTTTGCCTAACAGCTTTGCTGCCCTTACAAAAACTTCAGGATCGGGTTTTGCATTGGTAACATCGTTACCGTCTACAATAACATCAAAATAGTGCAGTATGTTTACCTTTTCTAAAATTGGCCTCGCATTTTTACTTGCAGAGCCCAATGCTATAAGCTGGCCGTTAGCTTTTAAAAACTGAAGAACTGTTATTACCCCTTCCAGAATCTCATCTTCTTTCATATTGGTTATATAACCAAGGTAATCTTCGTTTTTTTGCACCAGCCACTTATCCTTATCTTCCTGTGAAGCCTCTATGTTCCCTAATCCTAAAATAATTTCAAGGGAACGTACACGGCTTACACCTTTAAGCAGTTCGTTATGTTCATGCGTAAAATCGATTCCCAGCTGAGAAGCAATTTTTTGCCACGCTAAATAGTGGTATTTTGCAGTATCTACAATAACCCCGTCAAGGTCGAATATAAATGCTTTCGTTTTCATTAATCTTTCCTGTTATAGTATTTCCTTTGATTTTAAGTCATCAACGTCCTTAACCCTCGACACAAGAAGGGCTGCGATAATAAAGCTTACACCACTTGTCATAATTGCATAAATAGCATTGCCGTTGTAAACATATTTTACAATAGGGCTACCTATAAGTGCATTTACAATTTGCGGTATAACAATGAAGAAGTTGAATATCCCCATGTATACTCCCATTTTTTTAGGAGAAATGGAGCCCGCAAGTATGGCATAAGGCATAGAAAGTATACTTGCCCATGCAATACCAACGGCAACCATAGAAACTACAACCCAGTCTTCATTTGGCATAATGTAGATTGAAAGCAAACCTAATCCACCTATAAAAAGTGATATTGAGTGTGTAAGCTTCCTTCCTAGTTTTGCAGCTATAAAAGGCAAACAGAAAGCGAATATGGCAGATACAGCATTATACACACCAAACAGAATACCTACCCAGTCTCCTGCGTTTTGATATTC
Proteins encoded:
- the pgmB gene encoding beta-phosphoglucomutase; translated protein: MKTKAFIFDLDGVIVDTAKYHYLAWQKIASQLGIDFTHEHNELLKGVSRVRSLEIILGLGNIEASQEDKDKWLVQKNEDYLGYITNMKEDEILEGVITVLQFLKANGQLIALGSASKNARPILEKVNILHYFDVIVDGNDVTNAKPDPEVFVRAAKLLGKTASESIVFEDSVAGIQAANIAGMVSVGIGHKDILNEAQYNFNDFTEIDNNFLQTLVNT